The genomic segment GCCATCTTCGTGGAGGAGCTCGACGAGGTGCCGGCGGGCGACTGGCCGGTGATCTTCTCCGCCCACGGCGTGCCGAAGGCGGTGCCGGCCAACGCGCAGGACCGCAACCTGTTCTATCTGGACGCCACCTGCCCGCTCGTCTCCAAGGTCCATATGGAGGCCGAGCGCCATCATGCGCGCGGGCTCGACCTCGTGCTGATCGGCCATGCCGGCCATCCGGAGGTCATCGGCACCATGGGCCAGCTCCCCGAGGGGGCCATCACGCTCGTGGAGACGGTGGAGGATGCGGAAACCTTCAAGCCGCGCGATCCCGACAAGCTCGCCTATATCACCCAGACGACGCTGTCGGTGGACGACACGAAGGACATCATCGCCGTCCTGAAGCGCCGCTTCCCCAATGTGATCGGCCCGCACAAGGCGGATATCTGCTATGCGACGACCAACCGGCAGGAAGCGGTGAAGGCCATCGCCGCCGATTGCGACATGGTGATCGTGGTCGGCGCACCCAACAGCTCCAATTCCCGCCGCCTCGTCGAGGTCGCCCGGAAATCGGGCTGCAAGGACTCCATGCTGGTCCAACGCGCCGCCGATATCGACTGGCTGACGCTCGACGGCGTCAGGACGCTCGGCGTGACGGCCGGCGCCTCCGCCCCGGAAGTACTCGTGGAAGAGGTCGTTGCCGCGTTCCGCAAACGCTTCGATGTGACGGTGGAGGTCGTGGAGACGAAGACGGAATCGGTGTCCTTCAAGATCCCCCGCGAGTTGCGCCAGACCGCAGCACAGTAGCCGCCAGCCTCGTCCATGGCGGTTTACACCGAAGTCTCCGATGACGATCTCGCCGGTTTCGTCGCCGGCTACGATGTCGGCCACCTCACCTCCTTCAAGGGCATCGCAGAGGGGGTGGAGAACACCAACTATCTCGTCCAGACCGACCGTGGCCGCTTCATCCTGACGCTCTACGAGAAGCGCGTGGATTCGGGCGACCTGCCCTTCTTCCTGGGACTGCTCGACCATCTCGCCGCCCGCGGCATCCCTTGCCCGACCCCGCTGCGCGACCGCTCCGGCGCCATGCTGCGCGAGCTCGCGGGCCGGCCGGCGGCACTCGTGAGCTTCCTCGACGGCATGTGGGTGCGCCGGCCGGGTGTCGCCCATTGCAGGGCGCTCGGCACCGCGCTCGCCAGGCTGCATCTGGCTGCACGCGACTATGAGGGCCACCGGGAGAACGCCCTCACCGTGCCAGCCTGGCGCGCGCTGATCGACGCCTGCGGCGACCGGCTGGAGGAGATCGAGCCGGGGCTTGCCGGAGAGCTCCATGGCGAGCTTGAGACCTTCGAGCGGGCCTGGCCCTCCTCGTTGCCGCGCGGCATCGTCCATGCCGACCTGTTTCCGGACAATGTGTTCTTCCTTGGGGAAAAGCTCGTCGGGCTGATCGACTTCTACTTTGCCTGCACCGACTGCCTCGCCTATGACATCGCCATCTGCCTCAATGCCTGGTGCTTCGAGGTGGACGGCGCGTTCAACGTCACCAAGGCGCGTGCGCTGCTGGAAGCCTATGGGCGAATCCGCCCGCTGACGGAAGAGGAGTTCGAGGCATTGCCGCTGCTTGCGCGCGGCGCGGCCATGCGCTTCCTCGCCACGCGCGCCTATGACTGGCTGAACACGCCCGCCAACGCCTTCGTCAGCCGCAAGGATCCGATGGAGTATGTGCGCCGGCTGCGCTTTCACCGCGGCGTCGCCGGCACCGGCGAATATGGACTGGACCGATGAGCGAGACGAAATCCGTGGAGATCTTCACCGACGGCGCCTGTTCGGGCAATCCCGGCCCCGGCGGCTGGGGCGCGATCCTGCGCCACGGGGCAACGGAGAAGGAACTGTCCGGCGGGGAAGCGGCGACCACCAACAACCGCATGGAGCTGCTGGCCGCCATCAATGCGCTGGAAGCGCTGAAACGGCCCTGCCGCATCGACCTCTATACCGATTCAGCCTATCTGCGCGACGGCGTCACGCGCTGGATGAAGCGCTGGAAGACGAATGGCTGGAAGACGGCCGACCGCAAGCCGGTGAAGAACGCCGATCTCTGGCAGCGCCTGGACGAGGCCCTGAAGGCCCACGACATCTCCTGGCACTGGGTAAAGGGCCATGCCGGCCACCCCGAAAACGAAAGAGCCGACGCGCTCGCGCGCGCCGGCATGTCTCCCTTTCGCCGCAACGGCAAATAGGCTTCGCGGGACCTCAAAGGGCGGCGAGGATCTTCTGTGCGCTGCTCGCCTCCGCGTCCGAGGCCTTCTCCTCGACATTCAGCGTCTCCACCACGCCGTCATTGACGACCATGGCGTAGCGCTGCGAGCGCGTGCCGAGGCCCGCGCCGGAGGCATCGAGCTCGAGCCCGATCTTCTTCGTGAAGTCCGCATTGCCGTCGGCGAGAAGCTGGACCTTGCCGTCCGCGTTGCTCTGCTTGCCCCAGGCGTCGAGCACGAACATGTCGTTGACCGCCACGCAAGCGATGGTATCCACGCCCTTGGCCTTGATCTGGTCGGCCAGCTCGATGAAGCCCGGCATGTGCTTCAGGTGGCAGGTGGGCGTGAACGCGCCGGGAACTGCAAAGAGCACGACCTTGCGCCCGCCGAACACATCGGCCGTCGTAAGCTGCTGGGGCCCGTCCGCGGTCATGGTCATGAAGGTCGCCTCGGGCAAACGGTCACCAACCTTGATCGACATGATGCAACTCCCTCGAATCTCTTGTGGCTGAACTGGTGCGCAGACCGGCGCGGCGCGCCAGCGGCCTCCCCGGTCTATTCGACCTGCCGGCTGTCCGCAAGGCGTTTGCCGCCCTGCAGTACGGTGATGCGGAGCGGCTGGCCCGCCAGCGCCACGGCATCCGTCGCGCCGTCCACCGGCACGAGATAGCGCAGCGCACTGCCGCTCTCTCCCGCCCCGGAATCGAGCCGTCGCGGCACGCCGAAATAAACAGTACCGTCCCCCTCGACCAGGATGTCGGCAGGCACCGACGGCGTATCGCTTTCGATCTCGATCTCGAGCGCAACGCCCTTGCCGCCGGACGCATCGGTCACGGCGCGCACCGCACCGATTTCAAGCCCCGGAACCTCGCCTGCGGGCTTCGGCACGGTCTCCGCATAGCTCTCAACGAGCGCGCGGGCCTGCGGGTTCGTCCACCCCTCGCCGAGGTCGGCTGAGAGCTCGGCGCGCGCCGGCACGCAGACCTCGCGGCAGACGGCATAGTCGAGCGTCAGGTCGAGGCGGACCGGCTTGGCCGGATCGGCCGGCATCACCTCGACGGGAAAGACCACGCGATCCTTGTAGCCGATATTCTCCCCGAAGGCGTCGGAGAAGCGTACGGGCGCTGGCCAGCGTACCGCCGCCTCCGCCACATTCTGCGAGCCCGACCAGTCGAAAACCGGCGGGACGCCCGAGTCGCCCGGCACGCGCCAATATGTCTTCCAGCCCGGCGCCAGGCGGATATCCACGCCCGCACGCAACATGCCGTCGCGCGCGCCGCCATCGACCAGCCTGACCGTGCTGTGCGACAGCGCTGCCCCCGGCTGCGACAGCGCCGAGGACACGGTATCGGCGGCATGGGCTGCAGAGAGCGTAAAGGCTAGCGCGGCGGCGGCGACAATGACACGCATCGGACTGGACATTCCTGCCTGTTTCGAACCGGAACGGGCGCCTGGCGCAACGCTCGGGACCGATCGACGGTCCTGCACCCGGACGACCCATCCGATTGCAGCGCGATCCTGCCATTCTGGGTAACACAGAGATGCGGCATCGTGGGCATTTTCCCAATTCACGTTTCCGTCAGAGCCGGCGCCTCAAGGCGCACACACTCTTTGCCGGTTGCCGTTTTCACTGTACCCTTGAACGTGGCGACACAAGGAAACGCGATGGGTGCAACCTACTATCTCGACGGACAGATGCTGATCGCCATGCCGACCATGGGCGATCCCCGCTTCGAGCGTGCCGTCATCTTCGTTTGTGCCCATTCCGCAGACGGCGCCATGGGGATCGTCGTCAACAAGCCCGCCGATTCGATCACCTTCCCGGACCTTCTGGAGCGCCTCGATATCGTATCGCACGATCAGGGCATCCAGCTTCCCGAAGAGGTGCGCAGGCTACCCGTTCAGTTCGGCGGACCGGTGGAGACCGGGCGCGGCTTCGTGTTGCACACGGCGGACTATTTCTCCGCCGACTGCACGCTTCCCATCGACGAGGGCGTGGGCATGACGGCCACGCTCGACGTGCTGCGCGCCATCGCCACGGGACACGGGCCCCGGCAGGCCATGCTGGCGCTCGGCTATGCGGGCTGGGGCCCCGGCCAGCTCGAGCATGAAATCCAGGAGAATGGCTGGCTCCATTGCGAGGCCGACGAAACGCTCCTGTTCGACGCCGATCTGGACGCGAAATACAAGCTCGCCCTGGAAAAGATCGGGGTCGATCTCCGCCTGCTCTCCAGCGACGCCGGCCACGGCTAGAGTGCTTTCAGGAAAAGTGGACACCACTTTTCCGGTTCGAAAGCGCGGCAATACAATGCCCTTCAGGTCCGATGGGTTCGGATTGAGGCGCACCCTACCCTCGTCATTGCCCGCTCACTGTCCGGCATTACAAGGAACGATGCCCGCCCGGACAGGCAGGCGGTAACCGGCTCCACGGCCGAACGGCCTATTGCCCGTCATCCCGGACCGGCTGCTTTCGCCGGCGGCGCAGGCGGCGGCCCAGAGGAGAGGCGGGACCGCCGCGAGACGCGGCCGGCCCGGACGAAGACGGGGCGGAACTCGTTGAAGCGGCGCGTCCGGCCTCCTGGCCGCCGCCGAAGGATGTCGCGGACATCTCCGGCAGGCGCACGGTACTGTCGCCCGGCTTGTCGCCGGTCTCTCCCTTGCCGGATTGTCCGCCTCCCCGCGAGCGCGGCGTGCTGCCGCCCTCCCTGGAGCCTGAAGCCTTGCCTCCGCCGGCACCCGGGGCCTTGGCGGGCTTGGCCGCCGGGGTCTTCTTGGCCTTGGGCGCCGTGCGGGCTTTCACCGTCTTGTAGCCCTGCCCGCCCTTCTTGCGGACCTTGCGCTTCTCCGCCGGACGCACCGGACGCTGAACGGCCTTTCCGGTGTCCACAGGGGCCGACGTCGCAGCCGGAGCCTTCGCCGTGCTCTTCAGGGCGGCGGCAGACACATCCTCGCCCCCGTCCTTGCCGCCATCCTCCCCGGAGGGTTTCTCGGCCGTATCGCGCTCAGACGGACTCTCCACCGCTTCGGCCTTGCTCTCGGATTCGGCCTTGCCGCCTTCTATCGCGGGTTCGCCGGCACTGTCGGACGGCCGCTTCGCCTCCAGGGCCTCGTCGGGGGGTGTCTCCTCAGGCTCCGCCTCCCCGGCCTCGTCGGAAGACGCCTGCACGGCGGTCTCGCCGGGTTCGGCCTGATCGCCCCCTCTCCCGGCCTCAGCTTCGACCGACTTCGCCTCCTCCGATCCGGAAACGACCCTAGCATCTTCAGCCTCGGTCACCGCAGCGGAATCATCCGCACGGGGCTCGTCCGGCTCGGTCTGATCCTCCGGCACGCTGCCGGCTTCCTCCTTGGCGGCCACGGGTTGTGCGGCTTCGACCTTTTGCGGTTCGGAATGCTCGGGCGGCTCGGCCGGCCCGGCCTCGCCTGTGGCCGGAGAGGTCTCGCCGGCAGGCTCCGTCTCCGCCGGCGCGCCGGGATCCTCGGTGAAGCGCGGCTCCTCGGATGTCTCGGGCGGGACGGGCCGGGCGGTGGACAGGGAGGCTGCCTCCGGCCAGATGCGCCATTCCGTTGTCCGGCGCTCCCGGGGCCAGAGTTTCGCGGTATCCGCGCGTGCCGCCTTCGGCCTGTCGCTATCCGCCGTCTCGGCGTCGCCTGGACGCCACGGACGATAGGTCTCCTCAGGAGCGCCGGCCGCAAACGGGTACCCCTCCCGGGCTTCGTCCCGGTCGTCGAGAGAAGGCGGCGGGGGCGGCGATGCATGATCGGCCGCCCGCTCCCCGAAATCCTCCGGACGGGGCCGATCCCGCCCGGTCTCGGCCCCCTCCTCCGCCTCAAGCTCCGGCGGCGGGGGCGGGGGCGGCGCCGTGCCGGCATGCTGGCTGCGTTCGTCCACACCGGTGGACTCCGATCCCTCAAGCGTCGGTGCCTGACGGTCCGCCCCGGCAGGCTTTGCCGCGGTCTCGGCCTGCTCGCCCCGATCACCGGTACCTGTGAGCCTCTGCCAGACCGAGCGGCGTGCACGACCCCAGCGGGCCGCCAGAGTCCCGCCCGCGCCCAGCATGTCGACCACCTGGCGCGCGCTCAGCGGCTCGGAGAACTGATAGCCCTGGCCGAAATCGCATCCGATCCTGCCCATCCAGGCAGCCTGCTCGGCGGTCTCGATCCCCTCCGACACCACGTCCATCCCCAGATCGTGGGCCATCATGACGATGGTATCGAGGATGATCTGGGTGGTCTCCTCCTCGTCCTGCTCGAGCTCGAGGAAGCTGCGGTCGATCTTGAGCATGTCGAAGGGCAGCCGGGCCAGATGGCCGAGCGAGGAATAACCGGTCCCGAAATCGTCGCAGGCTATACCGATACCGAGCTGGCGCAGCTTCTGGAGAATCTGCACCGACAGCTCCGGATTCTCCATGACGACCGATTCGGTGAGCTCCAGCTTCAGCGAGCCGGGGGCGAGGTCCTCCCGGTTGAGCAGGGTCTTCACCTCGTCCACGAGATCGCGCGTGATGAGCTCGCGCGAGGACAGGTTGACCGTCACGAACAGGGAATCGTGGGGCCGGAAGGCGCGCTGCCAGATGCCGAGCTGGCGGGCCGCCTCGTTGAGGACATAGGAGCCGAGATCCATGATGACCCCGGTCTCCTCCGCCAGCTTGATGAAGGCCTCCGGCTCCAGCGTGCCGTGGGTGATGTGGTGCCAGCGCACCAGAGCCTCGAAGCCGACGAGCTTCATGTCGCCGAGCCGCATGATCGGCTGGTAGACGACGTCGATCTCGTTGCGCTCCAGCGCACGGCGCAGATCGGCCTCCAGCACCACCCGGTGATAGCGCTGGTCGCGCATGACCGGCCGGAAGAAGATGGCGGCGTCGCGGCCGGTACGCTTGGCCTCGTAGAGCGCGATCTCGGCATCGTGGAACAGATCTTCCGGCCGCTCCACTTCCGCGCGCAGACCCGCCACGCCGATGCTGGCGGTCAGGAACACCTCGCGCGGGCGCAAGGGGATCGGCTGGGCGATCGTCTTGCGCAGCTCGTCGACATAGGCCTCCATCGGCATCTGGAGGCGCGTGGTGTCGAGGATAATGCCGAACTGGTCGCCGACCAGACGGGCCAGCGTGTCCTCGGGGCCCACATAAGCCGCCAGCCGCCGTGCGAGCGTGAGCAGAAGGCTGTCGCCCACGGCGTGGCCGAGGCCGTCATTGACGTGCTTGAAGCGGTCGAGGTCGATCACGAGGACGCTCAGGCCGCCGACACCTCCGACCGTACGGGCATGCGTCATGGCCCGCTCCAACCGGTCCATGAAGAGGGCGCGGTTCGGCAAACCGGTAATGCGGTCGTGAACGGCGTCGAAGAGAATCTGCTCCTCCGAACGCTTTCGTCCGGTGATGTCGGCAAGCGTTCCGATGCACCGCGTGGCCCGTCCCTGCGCCCCCGGCAGCGCACGCGCCCTGAGCTGATACCAGCGATAGGTGCCGTCGCCGCGGCGCAGCCTGAGATCCTGCGCGAAGGTGCCCCGCCCGCGGCGCACCGCGCTCTCCACGGCGGACACATAGGCTGCGCGGTCCGCCGGGTGGATCAGCTCCAGCCAGGCCTTGAGCCCGCCGCGCGTGAGCCTCCCGGGCGCAAGCCCCAGCGCGCGCTCGAGCTCGGCGCCGACAAAGAGCCGGCCGCGATCCTCGTTCCAGTCCCACACGCTCTGCTCGGCGCCGGCCAGGGCGAGCGCGCGCCGGCCGCTGTCCTCGAAGAAGCGGCTGTTCATCACGCCCTGATTGAACGCGAACTGGGCCACGGTGAACGACATTGTGAGAAGCACCAGCACGAGCCCCCACGCCAGCACCGGATAGACGATATCCGCCGCGATCCACCCCATGGCGGCGGCCATGGCGAACAGCGTCCACAGCGCCAGGAACACCCAGAAGACGAGGGAGGCCTGGGCACGGATCGTGCCGCGCTTCCACAGGAGGAGAGCGATGGCCAGGCCCCCGAGCGCGGTGAACAGCAGGGCGAAACGCGCAAGGCCTGTCACCACCGGCGGGTCGAACCAGCCGAAGACGGCAAGCCCGAGGCTGCCCGCGAGCAGGCCCATGACCGTGTAGCCGGCAGCAGGCATGCGCCGCGTGAGATCGACGAAGGTCAGAAGGCAGGCGAGCGCACCGGAGGCCAGCAGCACCTCCACGATGGCGCGGACCCGATCCTCCACGCCGCCCACGCTGCCGAGAAAGGGCAGTGCGCGCGGCGAATATCCGAAGCCCAGCGCGATGAAGCCGACGGCGGCCAGCGCGAACAGGGTCGCGGCGGGGAACACGGCCTGCATCCTCACCACGAACAGGCAGATCACGAAGACCGCCGTCAGCGCGGCAAGCCCCAGCACCACGCCCCGGAAGAAGGAGAGCTGCCGGTTGCGCGCATCGAAGGCTGAGCGTTGCCACAGGGACAGGTTGGAGATATCCGAGCCGGCAAGCTCCAGCACATAGGTGATGGTCTCGCCGGGGCCTATGCGCAGGGCGAAGGCGTCGGCGGTGTTCTCGGCCAGCTCGCCCGGCTGCAGCCCCGGTGCGGCGCGGATCGCCAGCACTTGGCGCCCGCCATGGCGCGGCCAGACGAGACCCGACCCGACAAAGCCGTCCCATCGCGAACTCACCACGAAATCGCGCGGCACCGGCTCGGGATTGTGGAGCGTGAACACGACCCAGCGATGCAGGTCGCCCAAGCCTTTCGCGGTCACCGTGGTGGCCGACTTCGGCGCGCCCTCGCGGGCCGGGATCTCCACGACGATCTCGCTGTTGGTGCTCTGGACCCTGTCGACGACGCCAAGGAGCTCGACGCTCGGCGCATCGAAGCTCGTGGACACGATATCGCGCGCCTGTGCGCCCGAAGCCCCCACCGCGGCGATCAGGATAATGGCGACCAGCCCGATCGCGACGCGAACTACGGCCATGTATCCGCCTGCTTTTTCGAACACATGAAACACTGAAGAATCTTGGTACCCGTGTCCTATGATCAAGACAAGCCCACTCTTGCGCCGGAGCCGCTGGCAGGCGCTCGCTGCAACGGTATTGTTTGGGCCGCGATCCGGCTAATCACCCCTATCGCCGGCCAGTATCGCAAACAACAGGTGATCCCGCCACTCACCATTGATCTTGAGGTAGTGGCGGGCATAGCCCTCCTCGGCAAAACCGCATCGGCGGAGCAGGGCAATGGAGGCCGCATTGGTCGGCAGGCAGGCCGCCTCCACCCTGTGGAGCCCGAGCGTCTCGAAGGCGAATGGCAGGACAGCCCCGACCGCCGCACTCATATAACCGCGCCGCGCGAAGGGCTGGCCGAGCCAGTAGCCGAGCGAGGCGGTCTGCGCCACCCCGCGCCGGATATTGCTGAGCGTCAGCCCCCCGAGGAGCACGTTGTCATGGCTCCTGAACACGAAGAAGGGATAGGACACGTCCTCGCGCACATCGCGCCAGTACCGGCGGATCCGGCGGCGAAAGGCGCTTCGCGTGAGATCGTCGCGCGGCCAGGTCGGCTCCCAGGGAACGAGAAAGCCGCGGCTGGCCGCGCGCAGTTCCGCCCAATCCTCGAAATCCGACATTTGCGGCACGCGCAGGAACACCCCGCCCCCCTGGACGACGGGTCCGATATCCGCCGGTGTCACGCTGCGCAGAAAGACCATCGTGCCGCTGTCTCGCCCGAACCCCGCTGTCCGGTTCCCTGTGCCGTTATCCGCCCGCGGACGCGCCTGTTCCCTGGAGCGGGGGTTGGGCCCGCCTGAAAACTCGAGCGATCCGTCATGCGAATTTTTCCGCAATCTCGTCGTAGGGCGCAAGGTTATCCAGCGCGCCGACGGCGGCAAGCGTCAGCCTGTTGCCCCGGAATATGCGCCGGGCGAGCGAGCGGACGGCCTCGATATCGACCGCCTCGACCTTGGCGATGACCTCCTCGATCTCGGGCACGCGGCCGAAGACGAGCTTCTGGCGCGCGATCTGGTCGGCCCGGGCGGACGAGCTCTCCAGGCAAAGCACGAGCGAGGCCTTCAACTGCGCACGCGCCCTCGCCACCTCCTCCTCGTCCATGGTCTCGGCGGCGGCGAGCATCTCGTCGGCGGTGACGGAAACGAGGTCGTTCACCCGGCGCGCGCCGGTCGCGGCATAGACGCAGAAGAGCCCGGTATCCGCGAAGGTCTCCGCGAAGGAGGAGATGCTGTAGCAGAGCCCGCGGCGCTCGCGCACCTCCTGGAACAGTCTGGAGGACATCCCCCCGCCGACCGCGCCGGCCAGCACCTGAAGGGCGTAGACCTCCTCGTCGAGATAGCCCGGCGAGGGAAAGGCCAGGACGATATGGGCCTGGCCCAGCGGCTTGGGCACGAGCCGTGCCCCGCCCTCGAAGCGCGCGTCGCGCACACGCTCGACCGGGAAGGCTTTGAGCCCGGAGAACGCCTCGCCCGCAAGCGCCGCCAGCCGGTCGTGGTCGACCGATCCGGCCGCGGCCACCACCATGCGGTCCGGCGAATAGCATTCCCGGCGATAGGTCGCGATGTCGTCCGGCGTGAAGCCGGAGACGTGCTCCACCGTGCCGAGGATGGGCCGCCCGAGCGGCTGATTCGGAAAGGCGGCGTCATGGGCGAGATCGAACACCAGATCGTCCGGCATATCGTGCGCGGCGGCGATCTCCTCCAGGATCACCTCGCGCTCGCGCTCCATCTCCTCGCGGTCGAGGCGCGGATTGAGCAGGATGTCGGCGAGGATGTCGACACCGAGCGCGAGATCCTCCTTGAGCATGCGGGCGTAATAGGCGGTGGTTTCCATGCCGGTCGCCGCGTTCATGTCGCCGCCGGCCGCCTCGATCTCCTCCGCGATCTGGCGCGCGGAGCGGTGCGAGGTCCCCTTGAACGCCATGTGCTCCAGGAAATGGGCGATGCCGTTCTCCTCCGGCCGCTCGTTGCGCGCGCCCGCATGCACCCAGACGCCGAGCGACACAGTTTCCACAGTCGGCATATGGTGGCTGAGAACGGTCAGCCCGTTCTCCAGCCGCGTTTCGCGAACGCTCATGCAACCTCCCGGCCGGCGCGCGAGCGCGCGGCGATGAAGGCCTTCACGGCCTCCGGGTCGTTGTCGAGCGTGGTGCAGTGCTCCGGCTTGTCAAGGAGCGTCGACAGGCTCTCCGGCAGCTCGGGACGAACGCCGCAGGCCGCCTCCACCGCGTCGGGGAACTTGGCGGGATGCGCGGTCGCGAGCGTCACCATGGGAACCGCCGGATCGCGCTCCAGCGCGCGGGCGACGGCAAGGCCGACGGCGGTGTGCGGGTCGACCAGCTCGCGCGTCTCCTTCAGTGTCTCCGCGATGGTGCGCGCAACGGTCTCCTCATCGGCCCGGCCGGAGGAGAAGTCGGCCAGGATCCGGTCGAGCGCCGTTTCGGTGATCGTGAAGGCGCCGCTCTGCGCAAGGCCCGCCATCAGCCCCGTCACCGCCTCCGCGTCGCGGCCATAGGCGTCGAACAGCAGGCGCTCGAAATTGCTGGAGACCTGGATGTCCATGCTGGGGCTGGAGGTCGCGACGACCTTGTCCGTCTCGTAGCGCCCGGTCGTGAGGGCGCGGTGCAGGATATCGTTCACATTGGTCGCCACCGCCAGCCGATCGATGGGAAGGCCCATGCGCTTGGCCACATAGCCGGCGAAGATATCGCCGAAATTGCCCGTCGGAACGGTGAAGCTCACCCGCCGGTCCGGCGCGCCGAGGGCAAGGGCGGAGGTCACGTAATAGACGGTCTGGGCCATGATCCGCGCCCAGTTGATGGAGTTGACGCCGGCCAGGTGACAGCCTTGCGAGAACTCCCGGTCGGCGAACATGGCCTTCAGCATGGACTGGCAGTCGTCGAAGGTCCCCTCGATGGCCAGATTGTGGACATTGGGCGCGTCGACCGTCGTCATCTGGCGGCGCTGCACCTCGCTCACCCGGCCATGGGGGTGGAGGATGAAGATGTCCACCGAATCGAGGCCGCGGAAGGCCTCGATGGCCGCCGAGCCCGTGTCGCCCGATGTCGCGCCGACAATCGTCACGCGCTCGCCGCGCCGCTTGAGCACGATATCCATGAGCCGGGCGAGGAGCTGCATCGCCACGTCCTTGAAGGCGAGCGTCGGCCCGTGGAAGAGCTCCAGCAGCCAGTCGCCCGCATCGAGCTCGACGAGCGGGGCGACCGCCCGATGGCCGAAGGCACCGTAGGCCGCGGCGACCGCGCCGCTCAGCTCCTCCTCGCTCAGCGCGCCCGCCACGAAGGGCGACAGGACGGCAGTGGCGACCTGCTCGTAGGGCCGGCCCACCAGCGCCCGGAAGCCCGCTTCGCTGAATGTCGGCCAGCGCTCGGGCACATAGAGTCCGCCATCGGCGGCAAGGCCGGCGATGAGGACATCGTCGAAGGGCAGGCTCGGCGCCTGACCGCGTGTGGAGATGTAGCGCACCGGGGTCACTCCTCGTCAATCCGGCCTATCGCCGGGTCATGTCCTGATCTAGCCGCCGTTGCGCCGGCCTTCAAGCCGCGAGGCGCGCGGGCCCCCTCGGGATCTATTCGTCCCGCCCCTTCAGCCGGGAGACCGCGAAGGCCGCATAGACGCCGACGAGGCAGAGCGCCAGGCCGAACCATGTCAGCGCATATTCGAAATGGCGATTGGGCAGCGCCGGCTCGCGCCGGACCGCCTTCGGCCATGGCCCCGCGCCCGACCAGGCGCCGGGTTCGGCCTCGACCACAAACCCGGTCACGGTCCCGCTCTCATCCAGTCCGAGAGCCCGCGCCATTGCGGGGATGTCCCACCAGTACCACCGGTTGGCATCCGCCTCGTTGTCAGGCGTGAACGGCCCCTGCCCCTCGCCATGGATCCGCGCGAGCCCCGTCACCTCGACCGGGCCTTCGGCGGGCGGCGATCCCCCGCCCTCCGCGCGCAACACCGTATCGGGAACGAAGCCCCGGTCGACGAGCACCGTGCGGCCAGCCTCGCTCTCGAAGGGCGTCACCGCGCGCCAGCCGGCCATACCGT from the Kaustia mangrovi genome contains:
- a CDS encoding EAL domain-containing protein, with product MAVVRVAIGLVAIILIAAVGASGAQARDIVSTSFDAPSVELLGVVDRVQSTNSEIVVEIPAREGAPKSATTVTAKGLGDLHRWVVFTLHNPEPVPRDFVVSSRWDGFVGSGLVWPRHGGRQVLAIRAAPGLQPGELAENTADAFALRIGPGETITYVLELAGSDISNLSLWQRSAFDARNRQLSFFRGVVLGLAALTAVFVICLFVVRMQAVFPAATLFALAAVGFIALGFGYSPRALPFLGSVGGVEDRVRAIVEVLLASGALACLLTFVDLTRRMPAAGYTVMGLLAGSLGLAVFGWFDPPVVTGLARFALLFTALGGLAIALLLWKRGTIRAQASLVFWVFLALWTLFAMAAAMGWIAADIVYPVLAWGLVLVLLTMSFTVAQFAFNQGVMNSRFFEDSGRRALALAGAEQSVWDWNEDRGRLFVGAELERALGLAPGRLTRGGLKAWLELIHPADRAAYVSAVESAVRRGRGTFAQDLRLRRGDGTYRWYQLRARALPGAQGRATRCIGTLADITGRKRSEEQILFDAVHDRITGLPNRALFMDRLERAMTHARTVGGVGGLSVLVIDLDRFKHVNDGLGHAVGDSLLLTLARRLAAYVGPEDTLARLVGDQFGIILDTTRLQMPMEAYVDELRKTIAQPIPLRPREVFLTASIGVAGLRAEVERPEDLFHDAEIALYEAKRTGRDAAIFFRPVMRDQRYHRVVLEADLRRALERNEIDVVYQPIMRLGDMKLVGFEALVRWHHITHGTLEPEAFIKLAEETGVIMDLGSYVLNEAARQLGIWQRAFRPHDSLFVTVNLSSRELITRDLVDEVKTLLNREDLAPGSLKLELTESVVMENPELSVQILQKLRQLGIGIACDDFGTGYSSLGHLARLPFDMLKIDRSFLELEQDEEETTQIILDTIVMMAHDLGMDVVSEGIETAEQAAWMGRIGCDFGQGYQFSEPLSARQVVDMLGAGGTLAARWGRARRSVWQRLTGTGDRGEQAETAAKPAGADRQAPTLEGSESTGVDERSQHAGTAPPPPPPPELEAEEGAETGRDRPRPEDFGERAADHASPPPPPSLDDRDEAREGYPFAAGAPEETYRPWRPGDAETADSDRPKAARADTAKLWPRERRTTEWRIWPEAASLSTARPVPPETSEEPRFTEDPGAPAETEPAGETSPATGEAGPAEPPEHSEPQKVEAAQPVAAKEEAGSVPEDQTEPDEPRADDSAAVTEAEDARVVSGSEEAKSVEAEAGRGGDQAEPGETAVQASSDEAGEAEPEETPPDEALEAKRPSDSAGEPAIEGGKAESESKAEAVESPSERDTAEKPSGEDGGKDGGEDVSAAALKSTAKAPAATSAPVDTGKAVQRPVRPAEKRKVRKKGGQGYKTVKARTAPKAKKTPAAKPAKAPGAGGGKASGSREGGSTPRSRGGGQSGKGETGDKPGDSTVRLPEMSATSFGGGQEAGRAASTSSAPSSSGPAASRGGPASPLGRRLRRRRKQPVRDDGQ
- the thrC gene encoding threonine synthase gives rise to the protein MRYISTRGQAPSLPFDDVLIAGLAADGGLYVPERWPTFSEAGFRALVGRPYEQVATAVLSPFVAGALSEEELSGAVAAAYGAFGHRAVAPLVELDAGDWLLELFHGPTLAFKDVAMQLLARLMDIVLKRRGERVTIVGATSGDTGSAAIEAFRGLDSVDIFILHPHGRVSEVQRRQMTTVDAPNVHNLAIEGTFDDCQSMLKAMFADREFSQGCHLAGVNSINWARIMAQTVYYVTSALALGAPDRRVSFTVPTGNFGDIFAGYVAKRMGLPIDRLAVATNVNDILHRALTTGRYETDKVVATSSPSMDIQVSSNFERLLFDAYGRDAEAVTGLMAGLAQSGAFTITETALDRILADFSSGRADEETVARTIAETLKETRELVDPHTAVGLAVARALERDPAVPMVTLATAHPAKFPDAVEAACGVRPELPESLSTLLDKPEHCTTLDNDPEAVKAFIAARSRAGREVA
- a CDS encoding GNAT family N-acetyltransferase; its protein translation is MVFLRSVTPADIGPVVQGGGVFLRVPQMSDFEDWAELRAASRGFLVPWEPTWPRDDLTRSAFRRRIRRYWRDVREDVSYPFFVFRSHDNVLLGGLTLSNIRRGVAQTASLGYWLGQPFARRGYMSAAVGAVLPFAFETLGLHRVEAACLPTNAASIALLRRCGFAEEGYARHYLKINGEWRDHLLFAILAGDRGD
- a CDS encoding M16 family metallopeptidase, with the protein product MSVRETRLENGLTVLSHHMPTVETVSLGVWVHAGARNERPEENGIAHFLEHMAFKGTSHRSARQIAEEIEAAGGDMNAATGMETTAYYARMLKEDLALGVDILADILLNPRLDREEMEREREVILEEIAAAHDMPDDLVFDLAHDAAFPNQPLGRPILGTVEHVSGFTPDDIATYRRECYSPDRMVVAAAGSVDHDRLAALAGEAFSGLKAFPVERVRDARFEGGARLVPKPLGQAHIVLAFPSPGYLDEEVYALQVLAGAVGGGMSSRLFQEVRERRGLCYSISSFAETFADTGLFCVYAATGARRVNDLVSVTADEMLAAAETMDEEEVARARAQLKASLVLCLESSSARADQIARQKLVFGRVPEIEEVIAKVEAVDIEAVRSLARRIFRGNRLTLAAVGALDNLAPYDEIAEKFA